A window of Holophagales bacterium contains these coding sequences:
- a CDS encoding dehydrogenase, with amino-acid sequence MKTAVGVSLGSGEHNFELETDFLGRRLKVWRLGTDASMTKTVALLKSWERTADAIGIGVVNDRYTLPSRRYQEKDIAQLTSAVTRVPVTSGSRLADILQEWAVRHVQNTLGSYFTNANVLFFSGMSNLKLAQTVHEYTQNVSFADPLLQLGIPKLLTSLDALRLYSAGAHHVLDWALPGVMSSDLMKEWSRFLLRKAIHGATVVVAPVHDLDDFDRDDLAGKTVVTSTVGDERLAKLRDKGVAMVVDGSPFLFDHVIAPSLLDAMIIAATGKRPGELLEDDYLEILTRLEVEPRVLYPNGFKRVNRFAFVIHPLSQEYFKKVKPIELLSQVSPPVFMDTLEKAMAYMPPFVYSKVTGIRSPTGVEAEGWLISVGGTPREIMSHDPEFTYRRLLDAAKIAKQLGAQIMGLGAFTKVVGDAGATVARQAPLPITTGNSYSASGALWAARDALLRLRLLPAPKPDGKIAMKAMVVGATGAIGSVCARLLAMAADEVYMVSPETAKLLSVKESILRETPDAKLFLSSRADKDIADMDVIVTATSGAGKKILDIMKVKPGCVITDVARPLDLPPSEVAKRPDVLVIESGEIHLPGDVKMKNIGLPENVAYACLAETIVLALEGKFESYTVGRDIEWEKVREIYRLGLKHGMQLAAISGVNGPYSDADIDRVRELALAARARAAASRMPPKAATRAGRAPARRKRP; translated from the coding sequence ATGAAGACAGCCGTTGGCGTCAGCCTGGGCTCGGGCGAGCACAACTTCGAGCTCGAGACGGACTTTCTGGGCCGGCGTCTCAAGGTGTGGCGGCTCGGGACGGACGCCAGCATGACCAAGACCGTGGCTTTGTTGAAGAGCTGGGAGCGGACCGCCGACGCGATCGGCATCGGCGTCGTGAACGACAGGTACACGCTTCCCTCGCGGCGCTACCAGGAGAAGGACATCGCGCAGCTGACGAGCGCCGTGACGCGCGTCCCCGTCACCTCGGGATCGCGCCTCGCCGACATCCTCCAGGAATGGGCCGTGCGCCACGTCCAGAACACGCTCGGCTCCTACTTCACGAACGCCAACGTCCTCTTCTTCTCGGGAATGTCGAACCTCAAGCTCGCGCAGACCGTGCACGAGTACACGCAGAACGTCAGTTTCGCCGATCCGCTGCTCCAGCTCGGCATCCCCAAGCTCCTGACCTCGCTGGACGCGCTCCGGCTCTACTCCGCCGGCGCCCACCACGTGCTCGACTGGGCATTGCCCGGGGTGATGTCGTCGGACCTGATGAAGGAGTGGAGCCGCTTCCTGCTGCGAAAGGCGATCCACGGGGCCACGGTCGTCGTGGCCCCCGTACACGACCTCGACGACTTCGACCGGGATGACCTCGCCGGCAAGACCGTCGTCACCTCCACCGTCGGCGACGAGCGCCTCGCGAAGCTGAGGGACAAGGGCGTCGCGATGGTGGTCGACGGGTCGCCGTTCCTGTTCGACCACGTGATCGCGCCGAGTCTCCTGGACGCCATGATCATCGCGGCGACGGGCAAGCGGCCCGGGGAGCTCCTCGAGGACGACTACCTGGAGATCCTCACCCGGCTGGAGGTCGAGCCGCGGGTCCTCTACCCCAACGGCTTCAAGCGCGTCAACCGCTTCGCCTTCGTCATCCACCCGCTCTCGCAGGAGTACTTCAAGAAGGTCAAGCCGATCGAGCTGCTCTCCCAGGTGTCGCCGCCGGTCTTCATGGACACCCTCGAGAAGGCGATGGCCTACATGCCGCCCTTCGTCTACTCGAAGGTGACCGGCATCCGGTCCCCCACCGGCGTGGAGGCCGAAGGCTGGCTCATCTCCGTCGGGGGAACGCCGAGGGAGATCATGAGCCACGACCCGGAGTTCACGTACCGCCGCCTGCTGGACGCCGCGAAGATCGCCAAGCAGCTCGGCGCGCAGATCATGGGCCTGGGCGCCTTCACGAAGGTCGTGGGCGACGCGGGCGCCACGGTCGCGAGGCAGGCGCCCCTGCCGATCACGACCGGCAACAGCTACAGCGCCTCCGGCGCGCTCTGGGCGGCGCGCGACGCGCTCCTGCGCCTCCGGCTCCTCCCCGCGCCGAAACCCGACGGGAAGATCGCGATGAAGGCGATGGTCGTGGGAGCCACCGGGGCCATCGGCTCGGTCTGCGCCCGCCTGCTGGCGATGGCCGCGGACGAGGTCTACATGGTGTCGCCCGAGACGGCCAAGCTCCTCTCGGTCAAGGAGTCGATCCTCAGGGAGACACCCGACGCGAAGCTCTTCCTCTCGTCGCGCGCCGACAAGGACATCGCCGACATGGACGTGATCGTCACCGCGACCTCGGGGGCCGGCAAGAAGATCCTCGACATCATGAAGGTCAAGCCCGGTTGCGTGATCACCGACGTGGCGCGCCCGCTCGACCTGCCGCCGAGCGAGGTCGCAAAGCGCCCGGACGTCCTCGTGATCGAGTCGGGCGAGATCCACCTTCCCGGCGACGTGAAGATGAAGAACATCGGCCTGCCGGAGAACGTCGCCTACGCCTGCCTCGCCGAGACGATCGTCCTCGCGCTCGAGGGAAAGTTCGAGAGCTACACGGTCGGCCGCGACATCGAGTGGGAGAAGGTCCGCGAGATCTACCGACTCGGCCTCAAGCACGGGATGCAGCTCGCCGCCATTTCCGGGGTCAACGGCCCCTACTCCGACGCGGACATCGATCGCGTGCGCGAGCTCGCGCTCGCCGCGCGGGCGCGGGCCGCGGCGTCGCGGATGCCGCCGAAGGCGGCCACCCGGGCGGGACGGGCCCCGGCCCGGAGAAAGCGGCCATGA